Proteins encoded together in one Triticum dicoccoides isolate Atlit2015 ecotype Zavitan chromosome 7B, WEW_v2.0, whole genome shotgun sequence window:
- the LOC119337158 gene encoding phosphatidylinositol 4-phosphate 5-kinase 9-like codes for MASNHHLEPTTPAAAAAPPSFFRPNSASEAAGLRAREITLPNGDVYSGTLSSSHAQQLPEGTGRYVWAGGSCCVYEGGWRRGARHGHGRTLWPSGAVYEGDYSAGFMDGQGTYIAAGPCTTTSSSSSSSSSSYTYKGQWKLDRKHGHGRQTYPNGDAFEGSWVQGHMEGHGCRYTWANGNTYAGTMRNGTMFGKGVLTWSATGDSFQGNWLDGAMHGYGLYTWEDGGSYLGTWTRGFKDGKGTFYPKNCRVPAAHQLYIDDLRNRGVLPDDMSTNDTSSSSLDAKADTDQEPAAAPAGAKMLSLRNLSFERPPVKKPSLQRRWSIGVAIEKIIGVHEPTGAGSETQTQGRSDENMAGCSSLPILEREYAQGVLISEVVLNRSCLDSSNKLSRRQSRAAKDVKRPGEMIIKGHRSYDLMLCLQLGIRYTVGKITPIQRREVQASDFGPKASFWMNFPTKGTRLTPAHRAVDFKWKDYCPVVFRNLREMFKLDTADYMISISGSDALRELSSPGKSGSMFFLSQDDRFMIKTLRKSEVQVLLRMLRDYYRHVHTYDNTLVTKFFGLHRVKPSSGQKFRFVVMGNMFCTQLRIHRRFDLKGSSLGRSTDKVKIDDNTTLKDLDLNYSFYLEPSWRDALLKQIEIDSEFLKNQGIMDYSLLLGFHYRARQSLVRGGSLPETILQDNKLAVLSEQDAMEDDSAYNYREGLVLVQRGSNQDGRVAVGPHIRGSRLRSSSACYEEVDLLLPGTARLQIQLGVNMPARAEKEEKQEEDGGKPLRQVYDVVLYIGIIDILQEYSMRKKVEHAYKSVKYNPQSISVVEPRFYSERFLNFIRTVFPENSPNQ; via the exons ATGGCCAGCAACCACCACCTTGAGCCAACAACGCCAgcagcagcagctgctcctcccagCTTCTTCAGACCAAACTCAGCATCAGAAGCAGCAGGGCTCAGGGCGAGAGAGATCACGCTGCCCAATGGCGACGTCTACTCCGGCACGCTATCATCATCACATGCACAGCAACTCCCCGAGGGCACGGGCCGCTACGTCTGGGCCGGCGGCAGCTGCTGCGTGTACGAGGGCGGCTGGAGGAGAGGCGCGAGGCACGGCCACGGGAGGACGCTCTGGCCATCCGGCGCCGTCTACGAGGGCGACTACTCCGCCGGGTTCATGGACGGCCAGGGCACATACATCGCCGCCGGCCcctgcaccaccacctcctcctcctcatcatcatcatcatcatcctataCCTACAAGGGGCAGTGGAAGCTGGACCGCAAGCACGGCCACGGGCGCCAGACGTACCCCAACGGGGACGCATTCGAGGGCTCCTGGGTCCAGGGACACATGGAGGGCCATGGCTGCAGGTACACCTGGGCCAACGGCAACACCTACGCCGGCACCATGAGGAACGGCACCATGTTCGGCAAAGGGGTGCTCACATGGAGCGCCACCGGCGACTCGTTTCAGGGGAACTGGCTCGACGGCGCCATGCACGGCTACGGGCTCTACACCTGGGAGGACGGCGGGAGCTACCTCGGGACGTGGACCAGGGGGTTCAAGGACGGAAAAGGCACCTTCTATCCTAAGAATTGCAGGGTTCCCGCGGCCCaccagctctacatcgatgatctgAGGAACAGGGGCGTGCTGCCTGATGACATGTCAACAAATGACACCTCCTCTTCTTCCCTCGATGCGAAGGCCGACACAGATCAAGAGCCTGCTGCTGCACCAGCAGGTGCTAAGATGTTGTCCCTGAGAAACCTGAGCTTCGAGCGGCCTCCGGTGAAGAAGCCGTCTCTGCAGAGGCGCTGGAGCATCGGAGTGGCCATCGAGAAGATCATCGGCGTTCATGAGCCAACCGGTGCCGGTTCTGAAACACAAACACAAGGCCGTAGTGACGAAAACATGGCTGGTTGTTCTAGCCTCCCGATACTCGAAAGGGAGTACGCGCAGGGCGTTCTCATCAGCGAGGTCGTGCTGAACAGGAGCTGCCTCGACTCGTCCAATAAACTGAGCCGTCGGCAGAGCAGGGCGGCCAAGGATGTCAAAAGGCCCGGGGAGATGATCATCAAAGGGCACAGGAGCTATGATCTGATGCTCTGTTTACAGCTTGGAATCAG GTACACGGTTGGGAAGATTACGCCAATTCAGAGGCGTGAGGTGCAAGCCTCTGATTTCGGCCCCAAAGCTAGTTTCTGGATGAACTTCCCCACGAAAGGAACACGGCTTACCCCTGCGCACCGTGCCGTCGATTTCAAGTGGAAGGACTACTGTCCGGTGGTCTTCAG AAATTTGAGGGAGATGTTCAAGCTTGATACAGCAGATTACATGATTTCCATTTCTGGAAGTGACGCACTTCGGGAGCTGTCGTCTCCTGGAAAGAGTGGAAGTATGTTTTTCTTATCGCAAGACGACCGCTTCATGATCAAGACTCTTCGCAAATCTGAAGTGCAG GTTCTTTTGCGTATGCTTCGAGACTATTACCGCCATGTCCATACTTATGATAACACACTCGTGACTAAATTCTTTGGCCTCCACCGGGTGAAACCTTCCAGTGGCCAAAAG TTCAGATTTGTAGTGATGGGCAACATGTTCTGCACACAACTTAGAATCCATCGAAGATTCGATCTGAAAGGTTCATCCTTAGGCAGATCTACCGACAAGGTTAAAATCGACGACAACACGACGCTCAAAGACCTGGATCTCAACTACTCATTCTATCTCGAGCCTTCTTGGCGGGATGCTTTGCTTAA GCAGATTGAGATCGACAGCGAATTTCTCAAGAATCAGGGCATAATGGACTACAGCCTGCTTCTCGGTTTCCACTACCGGGCTCGCCAAAGCCTTGTAAGAGGAGGGTCGTTGCCTGAAACCATCTTGCAAGACAACAAACTAGCCGTTCTTTCGGAGCAAG ATGCCATGGAGGATGATTCCGCCTATAACTACCGTGAAGGGCTGGTTCTGGTGCAGCGAGGCAGCAACCAAGATGGTAGAGTTGCTGTCGGCCCTCACATAAGGGGGAGCCGCCTGCGGTCGTCGTCCGCTTGTTACGAGGAAGTGGATCTCCTGCTTCCAGGCACAGCAAG GCTTCAGATCCAGCTAGGAGTGAACATGCCAGCGAgagcagagaaagaagagaaacaaGAGGAAGATGGCGGCAAACCGCTCCGTCAGGTGTACGACGTGGTGCTCTACATCGGGATCATCGACATCCTGCAGGAGTACAGCATGAGGAAGAAGGTGGAGCACGCCTACAAGTCCGTCAAGTATAACCCCCAGTCGATATCCGTGGTCGAGCCCCGGTTCTACTCGGAGCGCTTCCTCAACTTCATCCGCACCGTCTTCCCGGAAAACTCACCAAACCAATAA
- the LOC119337159 gene encoding protein FAR1-RELATED SEQUENCE 7-like → MDMEFETELQAYDLYRLYAFKLGFNVRRRYTNRSKTSGEVTSCKFACSREGFKDHKTATATAGTAKLPRAAARLSRAAAAAIPAPDGRTGCNAHLTLRRTKAGGRFQVSAFQPRHNHPLFAAPRGPPSPFHSPPDAAAAVVPPRDFIDDDAAAGAAWAEGEGPLRTRRQWEIKYGEAAALLNHLQRQSLADPGFHHAVQLDVEDKVANVFWVDAKMVADYAHFGDAVAFNVVSRNSSSLRHLASFVGCNSFGEPVVFGLALMYDETCESFRWLFQTFLQAMSGRAPKTFISHQDTVIAEALSLAMPGTTTAHAICAWHIKHVAKGNIRQLSKGDASFIEEFKACVDGEYDEEAGFLAAWDAMISKYELRDNPWLQRLFEEKHKWARPYAKGVFSAGMEGTRLNERLNSEVRSHLRAEVDIALFLRHLQKVIGDRRHRELEMEYGSRLMMPYLKIRAPVLTQASEVYTSVIFQLFQEEYEEFQSAYIVSRDESGPCREYVVSLVEKEDRRYTVYGNPTEQTVACSCGKFETIGFLCSHALKILDVMDIKYIPERYIIKRWTKHARRLTSSSPEVPVPGQAVQAEESLEISSNRYQHLCPKYVRLVARASECEESSRVLDQFWGELGDKVEQILQKQTSISSAPVTLQPDVQNLKMALSSITNGTESENVLDISSRAAAETVVKKKVQKNKNRQRNCIENGPTKKQKVHSEEPAVVQYGLVDGSAQSANAMFQGLEAPPNMSKMGSQTPTYIPYMGTDFSNSMGTINYQGMHPGASLGFTLLPSQELGFVPCHASQASTDSQHSQAL, encoded by the exons ATGGACATGGAGTTCGAGACGGAGCTGCAGGCGTACGACCTCTACCGCCTCTACGCCTTCAAGCTCGGCTTCAACGTCCGCCGCCGCTACACCAACCGCAGCAAGACCTCCGGCGAGGTCACCTCCTGCAAGTTCGCCTGCTCCCGCGAGGGGTTCAAGGACCACAAGACCGCCACCGCAACCGCCGGCACAGCTAAGCTCCCCCGCGCCGCGGCCAGGCtctcccgtgccgccgccgccgccatccccgcGCCGGACGGCAGGACCGGCTGCAACGCGCACCTCACCCTCCGCCGCACCAAGGCCGGCGGCAGGTTCCAGGTCTCCGCCTTCCAGCCGCGCCACAACCACCCGCTCTTCGCCGCTCCCCGCGGCCCGCCCAGCCCCTTCCACTCGCCGCCGGATGCCGCTGCCGCCGTCGTTCCGCCGCGGGATTTCATTGACGACGATGCAGCAGCGGGGGCGGCATGGGCCGAGGGAGAAGGGCCCCTGCGCACCAGGCGGCAGTGGGAGATCAAGTACGGGGAGGCGGCCGCCCTGCTGAACCACCTCCAGCGGCAGTCGCTGGCCGACCCGGGGTTCCACCACGCCGTGCAGCTCGACGTCGAGGACAAGGTGGCCAACGTCTTCTGGGTCGACGCCAAGATGGTCGCCGACTACGCCCACTTCGGCGATGCCGTCGCCTTCAACGTCGTGTCCAGGAACAGCAGCAGCCTCCGCCACCTTGCCTCGTTCGTCGGTTGCAACAGCTTTGGCGAGCCCGTCGTCTTCGGGCTGGCGCTCATGTACGACGAGACCTGCGAGTCGTTCCGGTGGCTGTTCCAGACGTTCCTGCAAGCCATGTCTGGGCGAGCACCCAAGACCTTCATTTCGCATCAGGACACGgtgatagcagaggccctgtccttGGCGATGCCTGGCACGACGACGGCTCATGCCATATGCGCGTGGCACATAAAGCATGTTGCAAAGGGGAACATACGTCAGCTTTCTAAAGGCGATGCCAGTTTCATCGAGGAGTTCAAGGCGTGCGTCGACGGAGAGTATGACGAGGAGGCGGGATTTCTCGCCGCATGGGATGCTATGATCAGCAAGTACGAGCTTCGTGACAACCCGTGGTTGCAGAGGTTGTTTGAGGAGAAACACAAGTGGGCTAGGCCCTACGCGAAAGGGGTCTTCTCGGCCGGGATGGAAGGCACACGGTTGAACGAGCGCCTGAATTCTGAGGTGCGCAGTCATCTGAGAGCAGAGGTGGACATTGCTCTGTTTTTGAGGCATCTTCAGAAAGTGATCGGCGACAGGCGGCACAGAGAGTTGGAGATGGAATATGGTTCAAGGTTGATGATGCCCTACCTCAAAATCAGAGCTCCTGTTCTGACACAGGCTTCCGAGGTCTATACCAGCGTGATCTTTCAGCTTTTCCAAGAGGAATACGAGGAGTTCCAGTCAGCTTACATCGTGAGCCGTGATGAAAGCGGCCCGTGTCGGGAGTATGTCGTCTCGCTTGTGGAGAAGGAGGACCGGCGGTACACGGTTTATGGGAACCCTACGGAGCAGACTGTCGCATGCTCGTGCGGCAAGTTTGAGACGATTGGCTTCTTGTGCAGCCATGCTCTCAAGATTCTAGATGTTATGGACATAAAGTATATACCAGAGAGATACATCATCAAGCGCTGGACCAAACATGCAAGGCGTTTGACCTCCTCTTCACCGGAGGTTCCTGTTCCTGGGCAAGCCGTTCAAGCAGAGGAATCATTGGAGATTTCTTCTAATCGCTACCAGCACTTGTGCCCAAAGTATGTCAGGCTTGTTGCCCGTGCATCAGAATGTGAGGAGTCCAGCAGAGTACTAGACCAATTCTGGGGAGAACTTGGCGACAaggttgagcaaatcctgcagaaaCAAACCAGCATTAGCAGCGCACCTGTGACACTACAGCCTGATGTTCAGAATCTTAAGATGGCCTTGTCTTCCATCACGAATGGCACTGAATCAGAAAATGTTCTGGACATATCAAGCAGGGCAGCAGCAGAAACAGTAGTAAAGAAGAAAGTCCAGAAAAACAAAAACCGTCAGAGAAATTGCATTGAAAACGGTCCGACAAAGAAGCAGAAAGTGCACTCAGAAGAACCTGCAGTAGTGCAGTATGGTTTGGTAGATGGTTCTGCCCAGTCTGCAAATGCTATGTTTCAG GGCTTGGAGGCTCCTCCTAACATGTCCAAAATGGGTAGCCAAACTCCAACCTATATACCTTACATG GGGACTGACTTCTCAAACTCTATGGGGACAATCAACTATCAAGGGATGCATCCTGGCGCAAGTCTGGGGTTCACTCTG TTACCTTCTCAGGAACTAGGCTTTGTCCCCTGTCACGCTTCTCAGGCGTCAACTGACAGCCAGCACAGCCAG GCCTTGTAG
- the LOC119340032 gene encoding uncharacterized protein LOC119340032, protein MPSSSSMFISSWSTAYSEVGAMEPGAAPSGPGACSGPEAGGDLQYLEVELARPWEGDGNLQQGAGLGMTRWGFAGPGRGGGSAGPGRRGGWEGICWVRWEAMEVEDPEVGGDGGGRIWKTTWVEIEERIQN, encoded by the exons atgccctcttcctcttccatgttcATATCATCTTGGA GTACTGCCTATTCTGAAGTTGGTGCAATGGAGCCTGGAGCTGCACCTTCTGGACCTGGAGCCTGTTCAG GACCTGAAGCCGGCGGCGATCTGCAGTACCTGGAGGTGGAGCTGGCGAGGCCCTGGGAGGGTGACGGCAATCTGCAGCAGGGCGCTGGCCTTGGGATGACGAGGTGGGGATTTGCTGGCCCAGGACGAGGAGGGGGATCTGCTGGCCCAGGAAGACGGGGAGGATGGGAGGGGATCTGCTGGGTGAGATGGGAGGCGATGGAGGTGGAGGATCCAGAGGTGGGGGGCGATGGAGGCGGGCGGATCTGGAAGACGACCTGGGTGGAGATCGAGGAGAGAATTCAAAATTGA